One Thiocapsa sp. genomic window, GCAGTGCGCCCCATGTTGAACATCCAGAATCTCGTCGACGACGCCAAATGTTTCGAGACCGTCCGTGCCCTGCGTTGGCCCGAGGGGGTGCGCTGCGTGCACTGCGCCTCGGCCGAGATCAACAAGCAAGGTCGGGATCCGACGCAACCCGAGCGGCAGAAGTACCGCTGCAAGGACTGCGGGCGCTGGTTCGATGATTTGAGCGAGACGATTCTGGCCGGCCATCATCAGCCACTGCGAACCTGGGTGTTATGCCTGTATTTCATGGGCTTGAACCTGTCCAACCGGCAGATCGGCCAAGAACTGGGCCTTCACAAGGATGACGCCCAGCGCATGACGCAACAGTTGCGCGAGGGCATCGAGTCCAAGCAGTCCTTGCCCGTGCTCGACGGCGAGGTCGAGGCCGACGAGGTGTACGTGGTCGCCGGTCACAAAGGGAACCCCGAGGCGGTAAAAAAAGCGCGCAAAGGCCGTCGGCGCCGACTGAAGGGGGCGCGCGGTCGCGGCACCCTGGCCAAAGAGAAGCCACCGATTCTCGGCCTGATCCAGCGCGGCGGCGAGGTGGTGCTGCGGATGCTGGATAACGTCCAACAGAAGACCATCAAACCCATTATCCTCGCCTGCGTGGCCGAGGGGACGCGCTTCTACACCGATGAGTATGACATCTACGCCCGCTTGCCGGCATGGGGTTACGAGCACCACAGCGTCTGCCACAGCCGCGGAGAGTACGCCCGCGACGAGGACGGTGATGGCTTCCATGAGGTCCACGTCAACACCATCGAGGGCGTCTGGTCGTTGCTGCGCTCCTGGCTGCGCCCTCACCGCGGGATCTCTCAGGAACACCTCCCGATGTACCTGAGCTTTTTTCAGTTCGTCCACAACAGTCGTGCGCGCGGGAAGGGGCTCCTCCCGGCGCTCTTGGCAGCGCTGATTGTCTAGCTGTCTGGAATGCAGATTGAGCCATCCACATAATGTTCCGAGTCCGGTTATGTGGCCTGTCTCGTTGAGCGGGCCGCCATATCAGCGCTGCGACTTGAGAGTCGCCACATAACGCCGCACCGCAAACGCGTGATGATCAGTGCTCCATTGGGTCATTGGAGCGATTGTCATGTTGGAACGGTACTTTCTGAAGCCCGAGTCGGTCGACCGCATCCGAGCGTGCTGGCTCGGCGCGGCGATCGAGGAGTACGTCGGCGACTTGAGCGAGCACGGCTATGCGCCGAGCAGCATCACGCGTCGCGTACCGGTGTTGATGCACTTCGCCGACTTTGCTGCGCGGCACGGGGCCACCTGCCCGGACGACCTGCCGGCGCAGGTCGAGCCGTTCGTGCAGGCATGGCTCGACAACCACGACCACCAAGAGGAAGGCCACGGTCGTCGTGGCGAAGGGCGGAGCCTTGCCGACACGCTGCGCAACCCGATCAGACAACTGTTGCGCCGGTTGCTGCCGCAGGACCGCTGGCCCGGGTACGCCGTCGAGCCGTGGCCCTTTGCCGAGGACGCCCCTGGCTTTTTCGAGGCGTTGCGCGAGGAGCGCGGTTTGCGACCGGCCACACTCGCCTTATACGCCTGCCATCTGCGCGGCTTTGAGCGCTATCTGCAAGGCTGCGGCGCGGTTGTGCTCGGAACGCTGTCGCCGGCCGTGTTGGAGGGATTCTTGAGCGCCAGCGGTGCGACGATGGCGCCGGGTTCATTGGGGATTCTGTGCGCGCATCTGCGCATCTTTCTGCGTTATCTGCACCGTGAAGGGCTGCTCGGCACCGACCTGAGTGTGCATATCGACAGCCCGCGCCAGTACCGACTCGCCACGCTGCCGCGGGCGATCACCTGGGATGAGGTCGCTCAACTGCTGGGCGGCGTGGATCGGCGCAGCGCGCTCGGCAAGCGCGACTATGCCCTGTTGGTCTTGTTCACGACCTATGGCTTGCGCGCCCGCGAGGTCGCCGCCTTGACGCTGGATGATCTGGATTGGGCCCATGACCGGCTGATGATTCCGGCACGCAAGGGTGGTCATGCCAGCAGCTATCCACTCTCGCCCGGTGTCGGCGAGGCCCTGATCGCCTATCTCCAAGACGGCCGCGTCGCGAGCACCCGGCGCGCCGTGTTCCTGCGCGCGCACGCCCCGCACACGCCGATGACCCATGCGGCCATCAGCGGTTGCGTACGCAAACGACTGCAGCGTGCCGGGATCGCCGTCGCACGGCCGGGCTCGCATACCCTGCGCCATAGCTGCGTGACACGGCTTGTGGAGGCAGGGTTTTCGCTCAAGAGCATCGGCGACTATGTCGGCCACAGTCATCCGAAGTCGACGCAGATCTACACCAAGCTCGACCTCGAGGCGCTTCGCGAGCTGGCCTTCAGTGACGGGGAGGCGCTGCTATGACGACGCTGCATAGCCTACTCGCCGATGCCATGGAGCAGTTTCTGGCCCATCATCGCGCCCTCGGCAAGCGCTTCGACACCGAAGCGGCCACCTTGCAACTGCTCGATCGCTACTTGCTCGAGCAACAGG contains:
- a CDS encoding IS1595 family transposase, with translation MLNIQNLVDDAKCFETVRALRWPEGVRCVHCASAEINKQGRDPTQPERQKYRCKDCGRWFDDLSETILAGHHQPLRTWVLCLYFMGLNLSNRQIGQELGLHKDDAQRMTQQLREGIESKQSLPVLDGEVEADEVYVVAGHKGNPEAVKKARKGRRRRLKGARGRGTLAKEKPPILGLIQRGGEVVLRMLDNVQQKTIKPIILACVAEGTRFYTDEYDIYARLPAWGYEHHSVCHSRGEYARDEDGDGFHEVHVNTIEGVWSLLRSWLRPHRGISQEHLPMYLSFFQFVHNSRARGKGLLPALLAALIV
- a CDS encoding tyrosine-type recombinase/integrase — protein: MLERYFLKPESVDRIRACWLGAAIEEYVGDLSEHGYAPSSITRRVPVLMHFADFAARHGATCPDDLPAQVEPFVQAWLDNHDHQEEGHGRRGEGRSLADTLRNPIRQLLRRLLPQDRWPGYAVEPWPFAEDAPGFFEALREERGLRPATLALYACHLRGFERYLQGCGAVVLGTLSPAVLEGFLSASGATMAPGSLGILCAHLRIFLRYLHREGLLGTDLSVHIDSPRQYRLATLPRAITWDEVAQLLGGVDRRSALGKRDYALLVLFTTYGLRAREVAALTLDDLDWAHDRLMIPARKGGHASSYPLSPGVGEALIAYLQDGRVASTRRAVFLRAHAPHTPMTHAAISGCVRKRLQRAGIAVARPGSHTLRHSCVTRLVEAGFSLKSIGDYVGHSHPKSTQIYTKLDLEALRELAFSDGEALL